Proteins encoded in a region of the Flammeovirga yaeyamensis genome:
- a CDS encoding helicase-related protein, translating to MSTKNLPGNLIKFRGRTWVILPQENEDIFLLKPLGGSEEEITAVYKPLLKIEGGFKEAHFQEPTIEDIDNFETAQLLFHATRLSFRNAGGPFRCMGKLSFRPRSYQVVPLVMALKQQITRLLIADDVGIGKTVEALMILRERIERGDVSRFAVICPPHLCEQWKKELKDKLDIDADIIRSSTASAIDRKISTDQSVFAALPYQVISIDYIKSERRRRQFLNDCPDFVIVDEAHTCTLPSGATLNTQQLRYHLLNDISKKLDRHLLLLTATPHSGKNDEFSALLGLLNPDLAKVDLENATPKQRELISKYFIQRKRENIERWLKDKEKFPFPKRDSKELDYELSPSYQEVYMLTRALAKQLTTTNGKRNQYWAALSLLRGIMSSPDAGIEMVRNRMKKKKAIIEIEEEETIGQKLSANSDNIESLDGLEFSSKEMNTMSKIHDLLIDVKKKGGDKKVIKTGDLVKGWLKQKYSPIIFCRYISTAKYLQEALAPLLPSNVHLEAVTSELSDEQRKERIDIIGKAKKKVLIATDCLSEGINLQDHFDAVLHYDLPWNPNRLEQRDGRVDRFGQTKEEVKSYVLWGSDNPMDKIVLTVLLKKVRDIQRTTGVSVSLGEENLSIMDEILKEVLEETNVNQGKQLSLDLTVNGKALEQKFSNEISQIKSKAEKLRSIFAHERVKLSEIETLLKEVDEAIGDVQSVENFVISALKHFGTITHKQDDHYTIVADTLPIKLKVFFPSDLQQIPMSFVSPTPRAQIYIGRNHRFVEQLCQMVMNAAFEKQTTLEKVARVASIRTTSVKQLTVLIQFRVRNVIREKSRRNELIAEELFLWGYEGLDPSVSKKTLSYNEVKKLLLDAVPQGDMPLEQRKHNIQEQLNNFEDIKEEFIKLAEERAENLVGAQSSYKTLVGGSDFKAVYPVLPPEVIGVYVLLPVAKKLF from the coding sequence ATGTCCACTAAAAATTTACCAGGTAATCTAATCAAATTCAGAGGTAGAACATGGGTAATTCTACCTCAGGAGAATGAAGATATATTTTTGTTAAAGCCACTCGGAGGATCTGAAGAGGAAATAACAGCAGTATATAAACCGCTGTTAAAAATTGAAGGAGGCTTCAAAGAAGCACACTTTCAAGAACCTACAATTGAAGATATAGATAACTTTGAAACGGCTCAACTTTTATTCCATGCAACAAGGTTATCCTTTAGAAATGCTGGAGGTCCTTTCCGTTGTATGGGTAAACTATCATTTAGACCAAGGTCATATCAGGTAGTTCCTTTGGTGATGGCTTTGAAACAACAAATTACAAGGTTATTAATTGCTGATGATGTTGGTATTGGTAAGACAGTGGAGGCATTAATGATTCTTAGAGAAAGAATTGAAAGAGGAGATGTCTCTCGATTTGCAGTGATATGTCCACCGCATCTTTGTGAACAATGGAAAAAGGAGCTTAAGGATAAATTAGATATTGATGCTGATATTATTCGTTCAAGTACAGCATCAGCTATTGATCGTAAAATATCTACTGATCAATCTGTATTTGCAGCATTGCCTTACCAAGTAATATCTATAGATTATATTAAGTCAGAAAGAAGAAGAAGACAATTTCTAAACGATTGTCCTGACTTTGTGATTGTTGATGAAGCACATACATGTACATTACCTTCTGGAGCAACATTAAATACCCAACAGTTACGTTATCATTTACTAAACGATATATCTAAGAAACTCGATAGACATCTTTTATTACTTACTGCAACACCCCATTCTGGTAAAAATGATGAGTTTTCAGCTTTATTAGGTTTGCTTAATCCAGACCTTGCAAAAGTGGATCTGGAGAATGCAACACCAAAGCAGAGAGAATTAATTTCAAAATACTTTATTCAGAGAAAGAGAGAGAATATTGAAAGGTGGTTAAAGGATAAAGAAAAATTCCCTTTTCCAAAAAGAGATAGTAAAGAACTAGATTATGAACTTTCTCCATCTTATCAAGAGGTGTATATGTTAACTAGGGCATTGGCTAAACAGTTGACAACAACTAATGGAAAAAGAAATCAATATTGGGCTGCTTTATCATTACTGAGAGGAATTATGTCAAGTCCTGATGCAGGAATTGAGATGGTGAGAAATAGAATGAAGAAGAAAAAAGCCATTATAGAGATTGAAGAAGAGGAGACAATAGGACAAAAGTTAAGTGCTAATTCTGATAATATTGAATCTTTAGACGGTTTAGAGTTTTCATCAAAGGAAATGAATACCATGTCTAAAATTCATGACTTATTGATTGATGTAAAGAAAAAAGGTGGGGATAAAAAGGTTATCAAAACAGGTGATTTGGTAAAAGGATGGTTAAAACAGAAGTATTCGCCAATCATCTTTTGTAGATACATTTCAACGGCTAAATATTTACAAGAAGCTTTAGCTCCGTTACTCCCTTCTAATGTACACCTAGAAGCGGTTACTTCCGAGCTTTCTGATGAGCAAAGAAAAGAAAGAATTGATATTATCGGGAAGGCTAAAAAGAAAGTACTAATTGCTACAGATTGTCTCTCTGAAGGGATTAACTTACAAGATCATTTTGATGCTGTTTTACATTATGACTTACCTTGGAATCCTAACCGCTTAGAACAAAGGGATGGTCGTGTAGATAGATTTGGGCAAACGAAAGAAGAAGTAAAATCTTATGTTTTATGGGGTTCTGATAACCCTATGGATAAGATTGTTTTGACAGTACTTTTAAAGAAAGTAAGAGACATACAGCGTACAACAGGGGTGTCTGTTTCTCTTGGTGAAGAGAACCTTTCAATAATGGATGAAATCTTAAAAGAGGTTTTAGAAGAGACAAATGTAAATCAAGGGAAACAGTTGAGTTTAGATTTAACGGTTAACGGTAAAGCCCTTGAACAAAAATTCTCTAATGAGATTAGTCAGATTAAGAGTAAAGCGGAGAAACTAAGGTCAATCTTTGCTCATGAAAGAGTAAAACTATCTGAAATAGAAACACTTTTAAAAGAGGTAGATGAAGCCATTGGTGATGTGCAATCTGTAGAAAACTTTGTCATTTCCGCACTAAAACATTTTGGTACAATTACTCATAAACAAGATGATCATTATACCATTGTAGCAGATACTTTACCAATCAAATTAAAAGTCTTCTTCCCAAGTGATCTACAACAGATTCCTATGTCTTTTGTTTCTCCTACTCCAAGAGCACAAATTTATATAGGAAGGAACCATCGTTTTGTAGAACAATTATGTCAGATGGTAATGAATGCTGCTTTTGAAAAGCAAACTACATTAGAAAAAGTAGCAAGAGTAGCCTCTATACGTACAACTTCTGTAAAACAATTGACGGTTTTAATTCAGTTTAGAGTGCGAAATGTAATTCGTGAAAAAAGTAGAAGAAATGAATTAATCGCAGAAGAATTATTCCTTTGGGGGTATGAAGGTTTAGATCCTTCAGTTTCTAAAAAGACATTGTCTTATAATGAAGTAAAGAAGCTATTATTGGATGCAGTTCCTCAAGGAGATATGCCTTTGGAACAAAGAAAACATAATATTCAAGAGCAGTTAAATAATTTTGAAGATATAAAAGAAGAGTTTATAAAATTAGCGGAGGAGAGAGCTGAAA